From the Takifugu flavidus isolate HTHZ2018 chromosome 12, ASM371156v2, whole genome shotgun sequence genome, one window contains:
- the c1qtnf5 gene encoding complement C1q tumor necrosis factor-related protein 5, producing MTSPWLLPLLYSLLLQIHLSSQLEDNKIPPSLCTGHPGIPGSPGLHGSPGQPGRDGRDGRDAPSGEKGHKGDRGDPGETGLRGLMGDRGDPGEKGERGQAGECAVAPKSAFTAKIAEGRTLPHSVGNAVQFDKVLLNEQDDYSPETGRFTCKVPGVYFFTVHATVYRTSLQFDLMKNAHTVASYFQFYGNWPKPVSLSGSSLLHLVPGDQVWVQMSLSEYNGFYSSTKTDSTFTGFLVYSDWKNSAVFA from the exons ATGACCTCACCCTGGCTGCTCCCCCTCCTAtactccctcctcctccaaattCATCTTTCCAGCCAGCTTGAAGACAACAAGATCCCTCCCAGTCTGTGCACTGGCCACCCCGGTATCCCTGGTTCTCCTGGCCTTCATGGCAGTCCTGGCCAGCCTGGAAGAGACGGGAGGGATGGACGAGACGCTCCTTCGGGAGAGAAGGGCCACAAGGGGGACAGGGGAGACCCAG GTGAGACGGGACTGAGGGGCCTGATGGGGGACAGAGGCGACCCAGGAGAGAAAGGTGAGCGGGGTCAGGCAGGGGAGTGTGCGGTCGCACCAAAATCAGCATTCACCGCCAAGATCGCCGAGGGCCGCACGCTACCCCACAGCGTGGGCAACGCGGTCCAGTTCGACAAGGTCTTACTGAACGAGCAGGATGACTACAGCCCGGAGACAGGCCGCTTCACCTGCAAAGTCCCCGGAGTTTACTTCTTCACCGTCCACGCCACCGTCTACCGAACCAGCCTGCAGTTCGACCTGATGAAAAACGCGCACACGGTGGCGTCCTATTTCCAGTTCTACGGCAACTGGCCCAAGCCGGTGTCTCTGTCGGGCAGCTCGCTGCTCCACCTCGTCCCGGGTGACCAGGTGTGGGTTCAGATGTCTCTGTCTGAGTACAACGGATTTTACTCCAGCACCAAGACAGACAGCACCTTCACTGGGTTCCTCGTGTACTCCGACTGGAAAAACTCTGCTGTATTCGCATGA